CATACGGATCGGACGACCTCTATTCCGACAATATCGGTGGTTATACAGCAAGCCACGAAGTATACAGTATGCTGCATGGAACCATCAACGAAAATACCGTAGGCGGCTGGAGTAAAGACGAAGATAAAGACTGGTACAACTTGCGCAAAGCCAATGTATTGCTAGTAAATGCACATAAGGTGAAAGGTGAACAGACAGATATCGACCACTACATCGGCGTAGCACGTTTCTTTCGTGCCAATTTCTATTTCAAAATGCTAAAAAGATACGGTGCCGCTCCTTGGTACGATCATCCATTGAGTACAAATGATCCTGATCTATACAAAGGAATGGACAGTCGCGAACTGATAGCCGATAAAATCATGGAAGACTTGGAATTTGCAGCCAAGAACATCAAAGCCATTGAAAGCCGTACCTACATTAACAAATGGGCAGCCTACAGCCTGCTGGCACGATTTGCTTTGCATGAAGGTACCTTCCGTAAGTACCATACAGAACTGAATTTGACAAATACCGCCAATAATTTTCTCGAAAAAGCCGTATGGGCAACCGGAGAAATCATGAAAGCCGGATTTGAAATCACCGGAAAAGGAGCAGAAGGTTATCGAGCCCTCTTCACAGGTGACCTGAAAGGTAACAAGGAAATCATCCTCTATGCCGACTACGACCGCACATTAGGACGCGGTAGTAACACTCCCTCAGTTGTAGATTGGATGTGGCACCTAAGCCGCAGTTTAGCAGACAGTTATCTCAAGTTAAACGGTTCCCCCGCCACCTCCGACCCTAATTACGCGACAAAGACCTACAATGAAATGTTTGACGATAGAGATCCTCGTATGGCAGAAACTATCATGCCGGCAGGATTCATCAAAGCCAATGAATCACTGCCTACCGTAGCCAAACTAGATTACGGATACTTGCCTCAGTTGAAATATTACCCTCGTACAGCGGAACTGAACAGTGGATATGATGCAGGCTACAATGACATCGTTATTTTCAGATATGCAGAAACACTACTCATTAACGCGGAAGCAAAAGCAGAACTGGGTACAATCAAACAGGAAGACTTGAATGCAACAGTCAACCTATTGAGAAAGCGTGTAGGCATGCCAGATTTAAAACTCGATGTAGCCACTGACCCAAAACTCACAGTCCAATATCCTGCCGTAACCGGTACACTGGCCAATGTAATTCTAGAAATACGCCGCGAACGCCGTGTAGAACTGGCCTGCGAAGGTCTTCGTTATGATGATTTGATGAGATGGAAAGCCGGCAAATTGCTCGAAGGTCCTGCCGAAGGTGTGTATATTCCTGCATTCGGAGCTTACGACGTCACTGGTGATGGTGAGAACGATATTGCCATACTAGAATCTCCCGACAAAACAGCCGGACTAACCGAAAATGAACTGTCAAAATTGCAAAAGACTTATTACCTGGTAGATAAAGACGGCAAAAAGGGAAACATCTATCTGAGTGAAGGTAACAAAGGAAACATCCGTTTCACAATTGACCAAGGCAATCCACCCAGATTCGATGAAACAAAGTATTACTATTTTCCTATTCCGTTCAGCGAAATACAGCTTAACCCGAATTTGGAACAACCTTCGGGCTGGCGATAAGTAATTCTCCACAATTTTCAAATTATAGGCACAGATTTCATAGATTTTGCAGCTCTGATAAAATGAAAGAACTGAAATCTATGCAATCTGTGCCTGAATTTTGAAGATTATCATGTATCTTTTCTAACTTTAACGATGTGCAACATAGCGCTAAAAATGCCTAAACCTCAAAGAAGAACAATAGCAGAGATATGTTTTCCCCTTGAATGTCTATTAGACGGATTCTTCTCACGAAATATAACATTGTGCAGATAAAAGAAATATTCAAATATACTCCGGCTTTCTCATTTTATTTCTTATAAGTAAAGTACTATTTTGTCAATTATTAAAGATATAGTACAAAATCAAGGTAACATAAGAAGAATACCGGAGATTTCAACATAGTATCAGAATGAGCTAAAATAATATTTGTTTCCTTGCTTCTTTCCCCCTACCTTTGCAGCAAAGAAGATACAATATATAAATCGATTCAAAATAATAATATGAAATTACACACTACCGACCTTCTTATCATATGCGCCTATCTTATCGCTATGATTGTCATCGGTCTCATTCTTAAAAAACGGGCAGCCCAGAATATGGACTCCTACTTCTTAGGTGGAAAATCATTGCCTTTCTATATGTTGGGATTATCCAACGCCTCCGGAATGTTCGATATTACGGGCACAATGCTAATGGTATACTGGGCATTCGCTTATGGTTTCAAAAGTCTTTGGATTCCCTGGTTATGGCCGGTGTTCAACCAAATATTCCTAATGGTTTACTTATCCGTGTGGCTGCGCCGTTCGAACGTTCTCACCGGTGCCGAATGGATTAAAACCCGTTTCGGAAAAGGGAAAGGTTCTACTCTTTCACATACGATTGTTATCGTATTCGCATTACTTAGCGTACTCGGTTTTTTAAGTTACGGGTTCATAGGTATTGGTAAATTTATGGAGATATTCATCCCTTGGGAAGTAGTATCTCCATTTATTCCTTTCAATGTTCCTGCAGAATATGTTCCTCATGTATATGGTATTTTCTTTACTACCATCGCCACATTCTATGTGATGCTCGGCGGAATGCTGAGTA
The nucleotide sequence above comes from Bacteroides caccae. Encoded proteins:
- a CDS encoding RagB/SusD family nutrient uptake outer membrane protein — its product is MKTLKYILSASISLVFLTACNDSFLEKYPETELNEEAFFQTPEDMAIYLNNSYKDLPYGSDDLYSDNIGGYTASHEVYSMLHGTINENTVGGWSKDEDKDWYNLRKANVLLVNAHKVKGEQTDIDHYIGVARFFRANFYFKMLKRYGAAPWYDHPLSTNDPDLYKGMDSRELIADKIMEDLEFAAKNIKAIESRTYINKWAAYSLLARFALHEGTFRKYHTELNLTNTANNFLEKAVWATGEIMKAGFEITGKGAEGYRALFTGDLKGNKEIILYADYDRTLGRGSNTPSVVDWMWHLSRSLADSYLKLNGSPATSDPNYATKTYNEMFDDRDPRMAETIMPAGFIKANESLPTVAKLDYGYLPQLKYYPRTAELNSGYDAGYNDIVIFRYAETLLINAEAKAELGTIKQEDLNATVNLLRKRVGMPDLKLDVATDPKLTVQYPAVTGTLANVILEIRRERRVELACEGLRYDDLMRWKAGKLLEGPAEGVYIPAFGAYDVTGDGENDIAILESPDKTAGLTENELSKLQKTYYLVDKDGKKGNIYLSEGNKGNIRFTIDQGNPPRFDETKYYYFPIPFSEIQLNPNLEQPSGWR